One Edaphobacter flagellatus genomic region harbors:
- a CDS encoding c-type cytochrome, protein MGNRYSRYMAVSTAWVVAVGAVCYFGGLKTASAAGAQEQRPSSFNSGQVRPAEDPAKVIHGKALYAINCQACHGQDLRGGDMGGPNLLRSQVALTDQHGELIVPIIQGSRMSQGMPNIGLNDEDAGAVAAYIRSVIGTIGSQGTPPGEKDKPKLNIVVGDATRGKEYFAAHCASCHSATGDLKTIATTYPEPMQLQAAWVAGGGRNRSAVRKAPTVDVTVAQGKKISGELVRIDDFLVTLKQSDGTQRTFARKGAMPVVVVHDPMQAHRDMMPRYTDNDIHDVTAYLVTLK, encoded by the coding sequence ATGGGTAATCGTTATTCTCGCTATATGGCTGTGAGCACGGCGTGGGTGGTTGCTGTCGGTGCGGTTTGCTACTTCGGCGGATTGAAGACGGCATCGGCCGCTGGTGCACAGGAGCAAAGACCGTCCTCTTTCAACTCCGGCCAGGTGCGCCCAGCGGAAGATCCGGCAAAGGTGATCCATGGCAAAGCTCTCTATGCAATCAACTGCCAGGCGTGCCATGGACAGGACCTGCGTGGCGGCGATATGGGCGGCCCGAATCTTCTGCGATCACAGGTAGCGCTGACCGATCAGCATGGAGAGCTGATTGTCCCCATTATTCAAGGCTCTCGCATGTCACAGGGGATGCCGAACATTGGGTTGAACGATGAGGATGCAGGAGCGGTCGCAGCCTATATCCGTTCGGTGATTGGCACGATCGGCAGCCAGGGTACGCCTCCTGGAGAGAAGGATAAGCCGAAGCTGAATATTGTGGTTGGTGATGCGACGCGGGGCAAGGAATATTTCGCTGCCCATTGCGCAAGCTGCCACTCGGCTACAGGTGACCTTAAGACAATCGCGACAACTTATCCCGAGCCGATGCAGCTGCAGGCAGCCTGGGTTGCCGGAGGCGGACGCAATCGTAGTGCGGTCAGAAAGGCACCGACGGTCGATGTTACGGTAGCTCAGGGCAAGAAGATCTCTGGCGAGTTGGTGCGGATCGACGACTTTCTTGTGACGCTGAAGCAAAGCGACGGCACGCAGCGCACATTCGCGCGAAAAGGCGCTATGCCGGTCGTCGTAGTGCACGATCCGATGCAGGCGCATCGGGATATGATGCCTCGCTATACAGACAATGACATTCACGATGTAACGGCTTACCTGGTGACTTTGAAGTGA